The Amycolatopsis nigrescens CSC17Ta-90 genomic interval ACGGATGTGGCGACCGGCAGCCGTGGGTTTCGCTGCCCGCCGAGTCGATCGGGGAAATCGTGCAGGCGAGCGGGGCGGACGAGGTGTTGTGGAATCAGGCATTGCCGGCCGAGCAGCGGCGTGAAAGTTCGGCGGGAGGTAACGCCTGATGGACGGCTACGGCGTAAATCCAGGGGACATGGAAGCTTTGGCCAGCCGGTTGCGGAATGGGGCCGCCGATCTCGAAGCCGGTGCCGGTGCCCCGCCTCCGCCGGCCGAGGCGGGTGAGGTGACCGGAGCCATCAGCGGTTTGGTCGGTGCGCTCTGCACGTCGATGGCAGGGGTTGTGGAGGGGGTGGGAGCCGCCGGTGATGCGGTGGCGACCAGCAGAGAAGTGTATGAGAACGCCGAGCACGACGCCGGTGGCCAGGTGCCGCAGATCGATGCGAACTGAACACTCGAGGGGGAGCTCAAATGCCACTGGACACCGAGGTCAAGGCCGATCCTGGAAGCATTCGCGGCGTGGCGGACTGGCTGACCGCCCGGTCAGGTGACACGCACGGTGCGGGCGGACAGGTCTACGGCGCTCGTGGAGACTCCGAAGGCACCTGGCGTGGTCCGGCGTCCGACGGGTTCAGGTCCACCATGACGCAGGCGGGTCAGAAGATCGACGAACTGGCCGGGGACCTGACCGCCACTTCGACCGCGCTGAAGACCCATGCCGACGACGTCGACACCGTGAAGGCACGGATGAGCCAGGCCATCGAGATCGCCCGCAGCGGCGGCCTGACCATCAACGGCCACATCATCGAAGACCCAGGGCCCGCGCCGGCCGACCCGATTCCGTTGCCGACGGACAAGCCTCCTACTCCGCAACAGCAGCAGATCCATGACAGCGCGACACAGGCGCAGTCGGCTTACGCGCTGAAAGTCCAGCGCTTCACCGAAGCGAGTGGCGTGGCCGTCGAGGCGAAGGGCACCCTCAACCAGTCGCAGTCGGTGTTGAACAAGTTCGTCTCCGGCTACGCTGAAAAAGGTGTCTTCAACATGTCTGACATCGCCACCGGCCTGACCGCCGCGGTGGCGGACCGCACCAGCAAGTTCCGTGCGTCGGCCAGGGCGATGGATCCGGGGATCGACCGCGCGGCTCGCTATGCCAAGAGCGGGCGCATGAACCCGTTCGCGCAGGCGCGGGCGGACGCGCTGGAGATCGAACGAAGGCTGGCGCAGCAGGCGGAGAACACCAAGGCGGTCGCCACTCGCACCGCCCGCATGGTGGACAAACTGCCGAACGGTGTCAAAGGTGCACTTGAGAAAACGTTGGCATTCGGCAAACATGCCGACGACATCGCCAACCCGCTGCTGCGTGGAAGCACCCGTGTGCTCGGCAAATTGCCGGTCGTCGGACTGGCGATCACCGGACTCGGAGTGGGTTACGACATCAGCCAGAAGAAGGATGTGACCACTAGTGTTGCTTCCGGAGCCGGCGGGTTCGTCGCCGGAGCGTTGGCGACAGCGGCAGTTTCCTCGATGGGCGGACCGGTGGGCTGGGCCGTCGCCGGTGGCGCCCTGGTGTCGGCAGGGGTGGGTTTCGCCATCGAAGAGTGGGGTGACGATGCTGTTGAAGCGGTGGGTGATGCCGCAGGCTGGGTGGGTGACAAGGTCGGCGACGCAGGTAAGGCCGTCGGAAAGTTCTTCAGCGACTTGTTCTGAGGTTGACAATGGATATCACGCGGTTGCCGCCGAAACCCGACACCCGGACCGGCGTGCCCCGCCCGCCCAGCGCCCCGCTGGAGCGGGGTAACAGCAAGCCCGGCCATCGGCGGGCGAGGGCCGAGTCGAAAGTGCCACAGCCGCCGTCCGGTGAAGGGCCGCTCTTGGAGTGGTTCTACCCGGACCGCACTACCCGGCTGATCTCCGGCTTTTTCGTTGTGCTCCTGGGGATTGTCTACTTGACTTTTCGGGACGGGGGATTCGGCTGGATGGGGACTATCTGGCTCTGGTTGCTGCTGGTGCCGTGGCCGATTCTCTTCCTCGTTACCGGCCGGAACGTGCGGATGTCGGCTGGTGCGGATTGGCTGGCTTACGGCAAGTCCTTCGTCAAGACCTATGAGCTGGTCGCTGTTGATGTCGTGATCGACGGTGCCGCGCATTCGCTCAAGATCAAGGACAGTCTAGGCAATGGTATCCACGCGCAGGTGAATGATTTGCAGCAGAATCATGAGTTGTGGGATCTGGTTTACAACGGGTTGCTGCATTCGGTGCATGTCGGCAAGGCGGAGACGGGCAAGCGAGCACGGGAGTATCTCCAGCTGGACTATCCGCCGCATCTGGCGGAGCGTGCCTGACGAGTCACTCTGGCGAGTAGTGGACGAAAACAGCCCCATCGGTTTCCGGTGGGGCTGTTTTCGTGTGCGACCCGACGGCTGCCCGATGAGGCGGTTATGGGTGTTCTAAAGGCTGAACGGCGGCTGGACAGTTGGGAGCGGGGGGTGCGCACGCTGGGTTGGTAGCGCCGGGTGGGCGTGCGGGAGGTTCGCGTGGGTGAGTTACGGGTTCGTCTGCTCGGTAGTTTTCAGCTGACCTTGGACGCGCGGCCGGTGGAGCGGCCGGTGCGGCGGAAGGCGCAGGAGTTGCTGGCGCTGGTGTTGCTGGCGCCGCAGCGCAACGTGTTGCGTGAGGTCGCGGCGGAGGCGTTGTGGCCGGCGGCGGGGGCCGAGGTTTCGAAGAAGTCCATGCGCCAGGTGCTCTGGCAGTTGCACCAGGCGACCGGTCCCACCGGGCCGCGGCTGGTGCTGACCGAGGGCGAGGTCATCCGGATCAACCCGGATCGCCCGGTCTGGCTGGACGTGGACGCGTTCGTGGCGGCGTCCAGGACGGCCATCGAGCTCGTCGAGCTGACCAAGGCCACCGACCTGTACCGCGGGCCGCTGATGGCGGGCTGTTACGACGACTGGTTCCTGATCGAGCGGGCCCGGCTGGAGGACCTGCACATCACGTTGCTGGACAAGCTCAGCGTCGGGCACGAACGCCACGGCGAGCTGGAAGCGGCGATCCACTGGGCCCAGCGGCTGCTCGAGGTCGAGCCGGCGCACGAGCGCACCCATCGGCGGCTGATGCACCTCTACTACCGCACGGACGACCGCACCCGGGCGCTTCGCCAGTACCGGCGGTGCCAGCAGGTGCTCCTGCACGAGCTGGGCATCCGGCCCTCGGCGCGGACCGTGCGGCTGGCGGCGGAGATCGGCGCGGACACCGGCAGGCCACCGGAGCCTGCCGCGCTGGACGGGGTACGGGCCGAACTCGCCGAGCTGCGCGCCACCGTCGACGACCTCCGCGAGCGGCTCGGCGAAGCGGAGACAGCGGGAAGACGTTCCGGAGACCGCCCCCGCGTATCCATGACCGCATTGTGAATACGAACAAGGGGAGCCACGGTGACACGACGAGCGACTCGGTGCTGGCGCACTCCTTTGTCGTCCGCGCGCTGCGCGAACCGGAGGCCGCGCCGGGTTGGCACGGTTTCGTCACCGACGTGGAGACCGGCGAGCGGCGGCCGTGGCACCGGGCGTTCGAGCTGGCGCGGTTCATCGAAGACCAGCTCGCGGTGCCGGGGGCCGGCATGACCGGCCCGGCGTTGACCGACGTGGTCGGCGAGATGCTCGCGGTGCTCGGCGCCAGGCTGCCAGGCCCGCTGCCCACCCTGCCCGAACCGAACGTCACCCTGGAACGGGTCGCCGAGAAGCTGGTCGGCATCGGCAACCACCGCGGCACCGAGAGCACCGGCACTCTTGGCACCCGCACGGTGCGCGGCGGCAGGCTGGACGCCAGGGTGCGGTTCCAGATCTGGGGCGGCACGGCGTCCGCCGTGGACACCGCGGTGCTCACCCTGCACTCGGACCTGCTCGACGACCGCGATGTGCTGCGCGGACTGGGTTTTCTCAAGCTCAACGCCTCGGGCACCACGCTCGCCGAGCACGTGGACCCGGTCGGCGGCTGGCGCAAGACCACCAGTTTCGACGCGCTCTACGAGTACTCCTATGTGGACAGCAGCGACGCGGACAGCCTGATCACGCGGATCCAGCTCACCACCGATCCCGAGCGAGCCGGTGGCCCCGGCCGGGAACGCGAGACCGAGACCGACTCGATCATCCGCTGGGACAGCGAGAACGCGCCGCCGCTGGTGATCACCGGGCCGATGCGGGTGGACCGGATCACCGCGCTGGCCTTCGATCCCGGCCCGCCGATCGGCGGCCAGGTGCGGCTGCTGGCGTTGCGCAGCATGGACGGCACCGGCGGCCCGATCGTGCACCTGCCCGACCTGGCCACCTTCCTCGCCGCGACCGGCGGTGCGCACCCGGCGGAAGCCAACGCGGACGTGACCCTGACCCCCGCCGAGCTGTTCACCCAGCTCGGTGCCGCCGGCCCCGGGCTCGACCTCGGCGACTGGAACACCGACGGCGTGGTGGACAGCTACGCAGGTTTCGACCGGCCACTCGATCAGCCGATCGTGCTGCCCACCTGGTCGGACCGGCTGATCTGCAGCTACCTGCCGCCGGGCCCCGGCGCCGGGCTCGACCAGACCGCCGTGGTCTACCTGCGGGTCAACTCGCCATGACGCACGACCGCGGCCCGACGTTCGGAGAAGACACGGAGAAGAGGGAGACATGACCGAAGCAGTCTTGCCCGGCGTACTCATCGAAGTGCGGCCGGAAGCGCTGATCGTGCCCGGTGCGATCACCGTGGGAAACGTGGGGGTGATCGGCACCGCCGCCAAGGGGCCGGTCAACGTGCCCCAGCTGCTCGGCAGCTATGCCGCCGCGGTGGCGACCTTCGGCCCGTACGACCGGTGGAACAACGGCACTTCGGACGAGCTCACGCTGGTCCGCGCAATCGAGCAGGCCTACAAGTTCGGTGCCACCACGGTTTGGGCGGTCCGGGTGGCGGCGCCCGACCCCAATGAGCCCGCCTACGCGTCCGGGACGGTCAACGCAGGCACACCCGCGGCCGCCAGCGCGCTGCTCACCGCGGCCTCGCCGGGGACCTGGGGGAACGAGCTCACGGTGCAGGTGGTCGGCACGGGACAGGCCGACGCGTTCGTCCGGGACGAAGAGGTGACGTTCAAGGACGGAAAGTGGCAGCTGGCCGCGAAATCGGTGAAACGCTCCGCGGTGAACCGGCTCGTGATCAAGCCGGCGAGCGGGACCGAACGGGTGCCCGCGATCGTCTACGAGGAGAGCCAGCTCAACCCGACCCGGGTCTTGTTCAAAGAGGGCGACGGCACGTTCACGTTCGGCACGCCGCCGGTGGCCGGCGATACGGTGCTGGTCAGCTACGCGGTGGCCAAGGCGAACGCGTCCAAGGTCGTCGTGAAAGCCGGGGTGACCGCCGAAGAGGTGTACAACGTCATTTCGGGGACCCATCTCGCCGCCCAGATCACCGCTTCTTCAGCACTGGTGAAGGCGACTCCGGCGCCGGC includes:
- a CDS encoding AfsR/SARP family transcriptional regulator; its protein translation is MGELRVRLLGSFQLTLDARPVERPVRRKAQELLALVLLAPQRNVLREVAAEALWPAAGAEVSKKSMRQVLWQLHQATGPTGPRLVLTEGEVIRINPDRPVWLDVDAFVAASRTAIELVELTKATDLYRGPLMAGCYDDWFLIERARLEDLHITLLDKLSVGHERHGELEAAIHWAQRLLEVEPAHERTHRRLMHLYYRTDDRTRALRQYRRCQQVLLHELGIRPSARTVRLAAEIGADTGRPPEPAALDGVRAELAELRATVDDLRERLGEAETAGRRSGDRPRVSMTAL
- a CDS encoding WXG100 family type VII secretion target, which encodes MPLDTEVKADPGSIRGVADWLTARSGDTHGAGGQVYGARGDSEGTWRGPASDGFRSTMTQAGQKIDELAGDLTATSTALKTHADDVDTVKARMSQAIEIARSGGLTINGHIIEDPGPAPADPIPLPTDKPPTPQQQQIHDSATQAQSAYALKVQRFTEASGVAVEAKGTLNQSQSVLNKFVSGYAEKGVFNMSDIATGLTAAVADRTSKFRASARAMDPGIDRAARYAKSGRMNPFAQARADALEIERRLAQQAENTKAVATRTARMVDKLPNGVKGALEKTLAFGKHADDIANPLLRGSTRVLGKLPVVGLAITGLGVGYDISQKKDVTTSVASGAGGFVAGALATAAVSSMGGPVGWAVAGGALVSAGVGFAIEEWGDDAVEAVGDAAGWVGDKVGDAGKAVGKFFSDLF